Proteins encoded together in one Methanobrevibacter millerae window:
- the cfbB gene encoding Ni-sirohydrochlorin a,c-diamide synthase, with protein sequence MRIILAGTGSAVGKTTIATGIMKALSEKYNVQPFKVGPDYIDPSYHTLATGNTSRNLDSFFMHDGQVRDSFIKGMDGKDIAVIEGVRGLYEGIDSVNDIGSTASIAKSLKAPVILIINSRSLVKSAAALVLGFKTLDPEINIAGVILNKVKNKAHYEKTKRSIEEITGTEVIGGIVRDDSISIEQRHLGLVPARERENSLKFIDIWCETIKNSIDLDRLVEIARTAPKIDSNLEPIWNKLNSKKVKIGVAYDEVFNFYYKENIESLEANGAKVEYFSPLKDENLPDIDGLYIGGGYPELFSKELSLNESMLKDIKDFHLDNRPIFAECGGLMYLMNSIHEDKVVDVYPYKSVLTDRVQALKYTIAEVQEDNIISKKGEVFHGHEFHYSKVIVDKPQHRFAFKITRGKGSYDFMDGFMERNTLASYVHTHVAAMPNFGGNLCLSALEK encoded by the coding sequence ATGAGAATCATTTTAGCAGGAACCGGCAGTGCAGTCGGAAAGACGACGATTGCAACTGGAATCATGAAAGCATTATCCGAGAAATACAACGTTCAGCCATTCAAGGTCGGACCTGATTATATCGACCCGTCCTACCACACTCTGGCTACCGGAAACACCTCCAGAAACCTGGATTCCTTTTTCATGCATGACGGACAGGTCAGGGACTCCTTCATTAAAGGCATGGATGGCAAGGATATTGCAGTAATTGAAGGCGTGAGGGGACTTTACGAAGGAATTGACTCCGTTAATGATATCGGAAGTACCGCTTCAATCGCCAAATCACTTAAGGCTCCTGTCATATTAATCATCAATTCAAGAAGCCTTGTTAAAAGCGCCGCAGCCCTGGTTTTGGGATTCAAGACTTTAGATCCTGAAATAAACATTGCTGGTGTCATACTGAATAAAGTTAAAAATAAGGCTCATTACGAAAAAACCAAAAGATCAATTGAAGAGATTACCGGCACCGAAGTTATCGGAGGAATTGTGCGTGACGACAGTATTTCCATCGAACAGAGGCATCTAGGCCTTGTTCCTGCACGGGAAAGGGAAAATTCACTGAAGTTCATTGACATCTGGTGTGAAACCATAAAGAACTCCATAGATTTGGACCGTCTGGTTGAAATCGCCAGGACCGCTCCAAAGATTGATTCCAATCTGGAGCCTATCTGGAACAAGCTAAACTCCAAAAAGGTGAAAATAGGAGTTGCATATGATGAAGTCTTCAATTTCTATTATAAGGAAAACATAGAATCCCTTGAGGCAAACGGTGCCAAAGTGGAATATTTCTCACCTTTAAAGGATGAAAATCTGCCCGACATAGACGGATTATACATCGGAGGAGGATATCCCGAACTCTTTTCAAAAGAACTAAGTTTAAATGAAAGTATGCTTAAAGATATCAAGGACTTCCACCTTGACAACCGTCCCATATTTGCCGAATGTGGCGGTTTAATGTATCTTATGAATTCCATCCATGAAGATAAAGTTGTAGATGTATATCCTTACAAGTCAGTTTTGACAGATCGTGTGCAGGCACTGAAATATACCATAGCCGAAGTCCAGGAGGACAACATCATCTCCAAAAAGGGCGAGGTTTTCCACGGCCACGAATTCCACTACTCAAAGGTGATTGTCGACAAACCACAGCACCGCTTTGCCTTCAAAATTACGCGCGGTAAAGGTTCATATGACTTTATGGACGGATTTATGGAAAGAAATACTCTGGCAAGCTATGTCCACACCCATGTTGCGGCAATGCCTAACTTTGGAGGAAACCTATGTCTTTCAGCCTTAGAAAAATAG
- a CDS encoding oligosaccharide repeat unit polymerase family protein yields MSFSLRKIDFFHPYIVAIIILIVLAMGYVGSFNYRFEDPLNTQTILTVLFATFLFVIAVFITSKKFKAQNPNEIDIFSERILIAFIILALILQSLNMVLLGGIPLFNSVLKSNATTNLWRVAYPLFLILINILIAKYYDRKYLILVLLGALVFGLNGYRTSVIGILASVFITMFYIGKISRKMGIAFVILIAIGAIGIGYIASQSIATQKWMLNPIELVFYRLAFTLEVLEKIIPLAGTTHGHILSMIFSSGSPRSFIGNYVLHYDVCLTSTLFGPVMLDFGYVGLTIQMLFMGAFLKIMHTLAKNKIGIGIYSIILTHTLIWIETGPTDIMIWFLYLLGLIVIVLALKK; encoded by the coding sequence ATGTCTTTCAGCCTTAGAAAAATAGACTTTTTCCATCCATATATCGTGGCAATCATCATCCTGATAGTTCTGGCGATGGGATACGTGGGCTCCTTCAACTACAGGTTTGAAGACCCCCTGAATACGCAGACCATATTAACAGTATTATTTGCAACTTTTCTCTTTGTTATTGCAGTATTTATAACTTCCAAAAAGTTTAAAGCTCAAAACCCCAATGAGATAGATATCTTTTCTGAAAGGATACTGATTGCATTCATCATACTTGCGCTGATTCTTCAAAGCCTTAACATGGTTCTTCTTGGAGGAATACCGCTGTTCAACAGCGTTCTTAAATCAAACGCAACCACAAACCTCTGGAGAGTTGCATATCCACTATTTCTTATATTAATTAACATTCTAATCGCAAAATACTATGACAGAAAGTACCTGATTCTTGTTCTTCTCGGAGCATTAGTCTTTGGACTTAACGGATACAGGACATCAGTAATCGGAATTTTAGCAAGCGTCTTCATCACCATGTTTTATATCGGGAAAATCTCCCGGAAAATGGGAATTGCATTCGTTATACTGATTGCAATCGGAGCGATAGGCATCGGCTATATCGCATCACAGTCAATAGCTACGCAAAAATGGATGCTCAATCCAATCGAGCTGGTATTCTACAGGCTTGCATTTACCCTTGAAGTCCTTGAAAAAATCATTCCATTGGCAGGTACGACCCACGGACATATACTGTCAATGATATTTTCATCAGGAAGTCCTAGATCGTTTATAGGCAATTACGTACTTCACTATGACGTCTGCCTGACATCCACATTATTCGGACCTGTGATGCTTGATTTCGGATATGTGGGCCTTACGATTCAGATGCTTTTTATGGGAGCATTCCTTAAAATAATGCATACCCTGGCTAAAAACAAGATCGGAATCGGAATCTATTCAATAATATTAACCCACACGCTGATATGGATTGAAACGGGACCGACCGACATAATGATATGGTTTTTATACCTTCTGGGACTTATAGTGATAGTTCTGGCATTGAAAAAATAA
- a CDS encoding DUF3344 domain-containing protein, whose protein sequence is MIVLSMGAVSAHLSEQPAVTIETPIHNTEVSGEVEIVATVEDHYTTEHVNFTIEGLDDSNKDYQTAYQDNNSEDGWKYTWDSTQVTDGRYYVQAKALSSNGLKGGYNILLNVANAKIVDNSSNSSVPETTPSGSNSSTSTDSDLSYNFTQIYGTYLGGDGEDKAKGVCTDALGNIYIVMETNSNDLNTTEGVFQANKSGGKDIYVAKFDSTGELVFATFIGGSGTEFEKDFKVDSEGNIYITGLTASKDFPTTDNALIRNLSGSQSAYLAVLSADGKKLKYSTYLGGSKVDRGWALVIDDEGHAFVQGITNSIDFPVTDNAYQKTKDGIDWNENTSSDDIDFQNSFDLFISEIDTNTGELVYSTYFGGRGADSTYGSLAVKDNIVYFAGTTDSIDFPTTPNANRTVRNVGEADSFLAAIDITNNNLLYSSYIGGSKTDDGEALIISDDGFLYYVGDTWSDDFPTTETAYQKTYGGVGDSLSGGDIFAMKFDTSDWSIIYSTYIGGNADEGGRAIALDKNGNLIIGGMSQSSDYPVTDDAYQKEKNGPEYKKDPQQHADYYTVDAVLAVLNPEGSDLVYSTFYGGDYGEFIMGMYLFDGGIILQLRTYSDDLWVSENAYQKEKGNDTYNPSLDYIGTIYEDYYANRTIYNMDTYFGVFLFYDNTTLTVSNETVGINQNANIILNLTSNRGAPLANAEIKVTIGKEDYTVVTNDEGIAKVTTFSSSEYGVYSVAASFKGDEFYGGSDAEAIVNVTESSLLPTYATYLGGNGEDKAKGIFTDAEGNIYVVMETSSNDLNTTDGVFQANKSGGKDIYVAKFDANGELVFATFIGGSSTEFEKDFKVDAEGNIYITGLTASKDFPTTENALIRNLSGSQSAYLAVLSADGKKLKYSTYLGGSKVDRGWALVIDDEGHAFVQGITNSIDFPVTDNAYQKTKDGIDWNENTSSDDIDFQNSFDIFISEIDTNTGELVYSTYFGGRGADSTYGSLAVKDDIVYFAGTTTSIDFPTTPNANRTVRNVGEADSFLAAINITDNTLLYSSYIGGSKTDDGEALLISDDGFLYYVGDTWSDDFPTTPNAFQRTYGGVGDSLSGGDIFAMKFDTNDWSIVYSTYIGGSADEGGRAIALDENGNLVIGGMSQSSDYPVTDDAFQKEKNGPTYKYDPQQHADYYTVDAVLAILNPEGSDLVYSTYIGGDYGEFIMGMTLIDGGAILQFRTYSDDLWVSENAYQKEKGNDTYNPSLDYIGTIYEDYYANRTIYDMDTYFGVYLFSARPTAINNLVPEYTSVPTIQAGVENTLTLTVTNDKFANNADVIVKVICDNETIFEEEIANYTKDTYEFVFVDPTIRPIDETTVNGANNTQAVYTVIIETNGTKINTTDYSFPVLYNGYLGKDFEYLSDDEGIIRVYEITGDVVIANSDVSAYMGTGATTRNETLPAEYDGKVVDALLYVSYNWDKVAGGDFNTWNITFNNVTIAPIASYRDQGNLGKYGAYGYGLVVYNVTDLVKSGDNIVALSKIAKNSAVYPSSLLVLTDANETSNVKTVYIYENADLLANSYSKNLIAGASTFFDDIDPNAIVNATLYVFAASAQKGEGNIIFNDNISSDVWNGTSNTLDMFEWDITDIIESNNELFFDATGSTILALHQIIVVESEDHIVIDAPDVEKYYKGPERLVVYVTDNRGNVLANQSVNITINGVTYTRTTDENGTASMGLGLNSGIYEVIASAGNSSYESTVTILPTVYGDDIVKVFKNGTQYYATFLDTEGNFLANGTEVTFNINGVMYKRYINGTEGKARLNINLPQGEYVITAINPVNGEMGANNITVLPSITNNENLVKYYKNESQYYVTIIGDDGNPVGENVTVKFNINGVFYERKTNASGVARMNINLEPGNYIITAEYNGCRVSNNITVLPVLNATDLTKKYGTPDPFVATLVDGTGAPYAGQNVTFNINGVFYQRTTDDAGNAKLNINLMAGEYIITSSYNGANIANKVTVTA, encoded by the coding sequence ATGATTGTCTTATCGATGGGCGCCGTTTCTGCTCACTTGTCTGAACAGCCTGCAGTAACAATTGAAACTCCGATACATAATACTGAGGTATCAGGCGAAGTAGAAATTGTCGCAACCGTTGAAGACCATTATACAACCGAACATGTCAATTTCACAATAGAAGGTCTCGATGATTCAAATAAGGATTATCAGACTGCGTATCAGGATAATAATTCTGAAGACGGATGGAAATATACATGGGATTCAACCCAAGTGACTGACGGAAGATATTATGTTCAAGCAAAAGCATTAAGCAGCAATGGCTTAAAAGGCGGATATAATATTCTTTTAAATGTTGCAAATGCAAAAATAGTTGATAATTCATCAAATTCATCAGTACCAGAAACAACTCCATCTGGATCTAATTCCAGTACTTCTACAGATTCAGATCTTTCATATAACTTTACTCAAATCTACGGTACCTATCTTGGTGGAGATGGTGAAGATAAGGCAAAAGGTGTTTGCACCGATGCCCTTGGAAATATTTATATTGTAATGGAAACCAATTCCAATGACTTGAACACTACTGAAGGTGTTTTCCAGGCTAATAAATCTGGCGGTAAAGATATTTATGTCGCTAAATTTGATTCTACAGGTGAATTAGTCTTTGCTACATTCATCGGTGGTTCAGGCACAGAATTTGAAAAAGACTTTAAAGTAGACTCAGAAGGTAACATTTACATAACCGGTCTTACAGCTTCAAAGGATTTCCCTACTACCGATAATGCTTTAATCAGAAACTTAAGCGGTTCACAATCTGCTTATTTAGCTGTTTTAAGTGCTGACGGTAAAAAATTAAAATATAGTACTTACCTCGGCGGTAGTAAAGTGGACAGAGGCTGGGCTTTAGTAATTGATGACGAAGGTCACGCATTCGTTCAGGGTATTACCAACTCAATTGACTTCCCTGTAACCGATAACGCTTATCAAAAAACTAAAGACGGTATTGACTGGAATGAAAACACTTCATCTGACGACATTGACTTCCAAAACAGTTTTGATTTATTCATTTCTGAAATCGACACCAACACTGGTGAATTAGTATACAGTACTTACTTCGGTGGCAGAGGTGCTGACAGCACTTACGGATCCTTGGCTGTAAAAGATAATATCGTTTACTTTGCAGGTACAACTGATTCCATTGACTTCCCTACTACTCCAAATGCAAATAGGACTGTACGTAATGTGGGTGAAGCTGACTCATTCTTAGCAGCTATCGACATTACAAATAATAATTTATTATACAGCTCTTACATTGGTGGTAGTAAGACTGATGACGGTGAAGCTTTAATTATTAGTGATGATGGTTTCCTATACTACGTCGGTGATACCTGGTCCGATGATTTCCCAACAACAGAAACCGCTTACCAAAAAACCTATGGTGGTGTTGGTGACAGTCTTTCAGGTGGAGATATCTTCGCCATGAAATTCGATACCAGCGACTGGAGCATTATCTATTCAACCTACATTGGCGGTAACGCTGATGAAGGTGGAAGAGCAATTGCGCTCGATAAGAACGGCAACCTTATTATTGGTGGTATGAGTCAATCCAGCGACTATCCTGTCACCGATGATGCATATCAAAAAGAGAAAAACGGTCCTGAATATAAAAAAGACCCACAGCAACACGCTGACTACTACACTGTAGATGCCGTATTGGCTGTATTAAACCCTGAAGGAAGCGATTTGGTATACAGTACATTCTATGGCGGTGACTACGGTGAATTCATTATGGGCATGTATTTATTTGACGGAGGAATCATTTTACAATTAAGAACTTACTCTGATGACTTATGGGTTTCAGAAAACGCATATCAAAAAGAAAAAGGTAACGATACTTACAACCCAAGTTTAGATTATATCGGAACCATTTATGAAGATTACTACGCAAACAGAACAATCTATAATATGGACACCTACTTCGGTGTTTTCTTATTCTATGATAACACTACCTTAACCGTAAGCAATGAAACTGTCGGCATTAATCAAAATGCTAACATAATTTTAAACTTGACTTCAAACAGAGGAGCTCCATTAGCTAACGCAGAAATTAAAGTTACAATCGGTAAAGAAGATTACACCGTTGTCACAAATGACGAAGGTATTGCAAAAGTAACCACTTTCTCAAGCTCCGAATATGGCGTATACTCCGTTGCAGCTAGCTTTAAAGGTGATGAATTTTATGGTGGAAGCGACGCTGAAGCTATAGTCAACGTTACAGAATCTTCCTTGCTTCCTACCTATGCTACCTACCTCGGTGGTAATGGTGAAGATAAGGCTAAAGGTATTTTCACAGATGCTGAAGGAAACATTTATGTTGTAATGGAAACCAGCTCCAACGACTTGAACACTACTGATGGTGTTTTCCAGGCTAATAAATCCGGTGGTAAAGATATTTACGTCGCTAAATTTGATGCTAACGGAGAATTGGTCTTTGCTACATTCATCGGTGGTTCAAGCACTGAATTTGAAAAAGACTTTAAAGTAGACGCAGAAGGTAACATTTACATAACCGGCCTTACAGCTTCAAAAGATTTCCCTACCACTGAAAATGCTTTAATCAGAAACTTAAGCGGTTCACAATCTGCTTATTTAGCTGTTTTAAGTGCTGACGGTAAAAAATTAAAATACAGTACTTACCTCGGCGGCAGTAAAGTGGACAGAGGCTGGGCTTTAGTAATTGATGACGAAGGTCACGCATTCGTTCAGGGTATTACCAACTCAATTGACTTCCCTGTAACCGATAACGCTTATCAAAAAACTAAAGACGGTATTGACTGGAATGAAAACACTTCATCTGACGACATTGACTTCCAAAACAGTTTCGACATTTTCATTTCTGAAATCGACACTAACACTGGTGAATTGGTATACAGTACTTACTTCGGTGGAAGAGGTGCTGACAGTACTTACGGTTCATTAGCCGTTAAAGATGACATTGTTTACTTCGCAGGAACCACTACTTCCATTGACTTCCCTACCACTCCTAACGCAAACAGAACCGTACGTAACGTTGGTGAAGCCGATTCATTCTTAGCTGCCATTAACATTACAGACAACACTTTATTATACAGTTCATACATTGGTGGTAGTAAGACTGATGACGGTGAAGCTTTACTTATCAGCGACGACGGTTTCTTATACTACGTTGGTGATACTTGGTCCGATGACTTCCCAACCACCCCTAATGCATTCCAAAGAACCTATGGTGGTGTTGGTGACAGTCTTTCCGGTGGAGATATCTTCGCAATGAAATTCGATACCAATGACTGGAGCATTGTCTATTCAACCTATATCGGTGGTAGCGCTGATGAAGGTGGAAGAGCTATCGCACTCGATGAAAACGGTAACCTTGTTATTGGTGGTATGAGTCAATCCAGCGACTATCCTGTCACCGATGATGCTTTCCAAAAAGAGAAAAACGGTCCAACTTACAAATATGACCCACAACAGCACGCTGACTACTACACTGTAGACGCTGTATTAGCTATCTTAAATCCTGAAGGAAGCGATTTAGTATACAGTACCTACATCGGAGGCGACTACGGTGAGTTCATTATGGGTATGACATTAATTGACGGCGGTGCCATTTTACAGTTCAGAACTTACTCTGATGACTTGTGGGTTTCAGAAAACGCATATCAAAAAGAAAAAGGTAACGATACTTACAACCCAAGTTTAGATTATATCGGAACCATTTATGAAGATTACTATGCAAACAGAACAATCTATGACATGGACACCTACTTTGGAGTATACCTGTTCTCAGCACGTCCAACCGCTATAAACAATCTGGTACCTGAATACACCAGCGTTCCTACAATACAGGCTGGCGTTGAAAACACATTGACCTTAACAGTTACTAATGACAAATTCGCAAACAATGCCGATGTCATCGTTAAAGTTATTTGTGATAATGAAACTATCTTTGAAGAAGAAATAGCTAACTATACAAAAGATACATATGAATTTGTATTCGTTGATCCTACCATCAGGCCAATCGACGAAACCACAGTTAACGGCGCTAACAACACTCAAGCGGTATATACAGTAATCATTGAAACCAACGGAACCAAAATCAACACTACAGATTATTCATTCCCTGTCCTATACAACGGTTACTTAGGTAAGGACTTTGAATATCTATCTGATGATGAAGGAATTATCCGTGTATACGAAATTACCGGCGATGTCGTTATTGCAAACTCAGATGTTTCCGCATACATGGGAACCGGTGCAACAACAAGAAACGAAACCTTGCCTGCTGAATACGACGGCAAAGTTGTAGACGCTTTACTTTATGTCTCATATAACTGGGATAAAGTTGCAGGCGGCGACTTCAATACATGGAATATTACATTCAACAATGTAACTATTGCTCCTATCGCTTCATACCGTGATCAAGGTAATTTAGGTAAATACGGTGCATATGGCTACGGTTTAGTTGTTTACAACGTAACTGATTTAGTCAAATCCGGTGACAACATTGTCGCTCTCAGCAAAATCGCTAAAAACAGCGCTGTTTATCCAAGCTCATTATTAGTATTGACTGATGCAAACGAAACATCTAACGTTAAAACAGTTTACATTTATGAAAATGCAGATTTACTTGCAAATTCATACAGCAAAAACTTAATTGCCGGTGCTTCAACCTTCTTCGATGATATCGATCCAAACGCTATTGTAAATGCAACCTTATACGTATTTGCAGCAAGCGCTCAAAAAGGTGAAGGAAACATCATATTCAATGATAACATTTCATCAGATGTATGGAACGGTACATCCAACACCTTAGACATGTTTGAATGGGATATTACCGATATCATAGAATCAAACAACGAATTGTTCTTCGATGCTACAGGTTCAACTATCTTGGCTTTACATCAAATTATCGTTGTTGAAAGTGAAGACCACATTGTAATTGACGCTCCTGATGTAGAAAAATACTACAAAGGACCTGAAAGATTAGTTGTTTACGTAACAGACAACAGAGGAAACGTACTTGCCAACCAGTCCGTCAACATCACAATCAACGGTGTAACTTACACCAGAACCACTGATGAAAACGGTACTGCAAGCATGGGTTTAGGATTAAACAGTGGTATCTATGAAGTAATTGCTTCTGCTGGAAATTCAAGCTATGAATCCACCGTAACAATTTTACCAACCGTATACGGCGATGATATCGTTAAGGTATTCAAAAACGGAACCCAATACTACGCTACTTTCCTTGACACTGAAGGTAACTTCCTGGCTAACGGAACTGAAGTAACATTCAACATCAACGGTGTAATGTACAAACGTTACATTAACGGAACTGAAGGTAAAGCAAGATTAAACATCAACTTGCCACAAGGAGAATACGTAATCACTGCAATCAACCCTGTAAACGGTGAAATGGGAGCAAACAACATTACAGTATTGCCTTCAATCACTAACAATGAAAATCTGGTAAAATACTACAAAAACGAATCACAATACTACGTAACCATTATCGGCGATGACGGAAACCCTGTCGGTGAAAACGTAACCGTTAAATTCAACATTAACGGAGTATTCTACGAAAGGAAAACCAACGCTTCAGGTGTTGCCAGAATGAACATCAACCTGGAACCTGGTAACTACATCATCACTGCCGAATACAATGGTTGCAGAGTATCAAACAACATTACCGTATTGCCTGTGTTAAACGCAACTGACCTAACCAAGAAATACGGTACTCCTGATCCGTTCGTTGCAACTTTAGTTGATGGTACAGGCGCTCCATATGCCGGTCAAAACGTAACCTTCAACATCAACGGTGTCTTCTATCAAAGAACCACCGACGACGCTGGTAACGCCAAGTTAAACATTAACTTGATGGCTGGAGAGTACATTATTACTTCAAGCTACAATGGAGCAAACATTGCAAATAAAGTTACAGTAACTGCATAG
- a CDS encoding restriction endonuclease: protein MEKPQLINFIAKVLEDSGFKVYKNFKTSQRVIDIYAVLPTTIGDFGVVLACNNYDKEFEVGIDLLKEMEDAAESLKASKVAVVTSAYFNNQATNYALRKNIKLVDRDNLTELAKKYQNDTQQTTLDSSDYSTGDVSYVEDEYPEYTYDASDMDYIMRRRDENPIVYKNTLYPQVEEYNSSKSRFSFLNRRKKQQNGRLYPADLYNRNYNYNSGPSWFDRLQPILSNPIVTIILVVAISYLLSYLFGNILKIDYGISGLIEMIVALALSYGLTFMFVDRSRFFITRGTIIFFISLIILIILIFV, encoded by the coding sequence TTGGAAAAACCACAGTTGATTAATTTTATTGCGAAAGTTTTGGAGGATTCTGGTTTTAAAGTATATAAGAACTTTAAGACATCACAAAGGGTTATAGATATATATGCTGTATTGCCAACAACAATTGGCGATTTTGGTGTAGTTTTGGCATGTAACAATTATGATAAGGAATTCGAAGTCGGAATAGATTTATTGAAGGAAATGGAGGATGCCGCAGAAAGCCTTAAAGCTTCTAAGGTGGCTGTTGTGACATCAGCTTACTTTAATAATCAGGCTACAAATTATGCCCTTAGAAAAAACATTAAATTGGTTGACAGGGATAATTTAACCGAACTGGCTAAAAAATATCAGAACGATACTCAGCAGACTACTCTGGACAGCAGCGACTACTCTACCGGTGATGTTTCATACGTTGAAGATGAATATCCGGAATACACTTATGACGCATCCGATATGGATTATATAATGCGCAGAAGAGACGAAAACCCTATTGTCTATAAAAATACCTTATATCCTCAGGTGGAAGAGTACAACTCCTCAAAATCAAGGTTCTCTTTTTTAAACAGGAGAAAAAAACAGCAAAATGGCAGATTATATCCTGCAGACCTGTATAACCGCAATTACAATTACAATTCAGGCCCTTCATGGTTTGACCGCCTTCAGCCTATTTTAAGCAACCCTATAGTCACGATTATCCTGGTTGTAGCAATTTCATACCTGCTGTCTTACCTTTTCGGCAATATTTTAAAAATAGATTACGGTATCAGCGGATTAATTGAAATGATAGTGGCTTTGGCGCTGTCCTATGGTTTAACGTTCATGTTTGTCGACAGATCAAGATTCTTCATTACCCGAGGAACGATAATATTCTTCATTTCTCTTATAATCTTGATAATATTGATATTCGTATAG
- a CDS encoding threonine--tRNA ligase, with protein sequence MRILLIHSDYLNYNVKKKTPVAEEIEEAKHDGSFDDSLVVFTAVEKEDEDNPQGIVQNLVKEVLKTNDQVSAENIVIYPYAHLSSSLSSPKVAVQILKDAEEALLAEDLNVVRVPFGWYKAFEISCKGHPLSELSRTITAETEEEKIERKPSKWQILENDKITQIEDFKFDNKAFKQLVDYELGQGASDEGEPPHVKLMREKEICDYEPASDVGNLRWYPKGKLIRDLLDDYVYDLVVERGAMPVETPIFYDLDNQAIYEHAYKFGERQYRTDTKRKLMLRFAACFGAFRLMSDSFLTWKNLPAKIFELTHYSFRYEKKGEVVGLKRLRAFTMPDFHSFCADVPASLEEFAAQTDMCLRTGKDLNLDFEVIFRATQDFFDENEQWMYEIASKFNKPILLEILPERHHYWVCKIDLANIDYLGRPIENPTVQIDVESGKRFDIEYLGEDGNQHNPTILHCSPTGSIERVLCAMLEKTAIELNEKSPMLPAWLSPIQARIITVGEAHEEFANEIYEKINASNIRVDIDDRDESVGKKIRSAAKEWIPYIFVIGDKEAESGRFQVTVRETGEKVDMDVDELIAEISAKTEGMPFRKLPLPKDISKRINFQ encoded by the coding sequence ATGAGAATACTATTGATTCATTCTGATTATTTAAATTACAATGTTAAAAAGAAGACACCTGTAGCTGAAGAAATCGAAGAGGCCAAACATGACGGTTCCTTTGATGATTCTTTAGTAGTATTTACAGCTGTTGAAAAAGAAGACGAAGATAATCCACAAGGAATTGTTCAAAACTTAGTTAAGGAAGTTTTAAAAACCAATGACCAAGTTTCAGCAGAAAACATTGTCATATACCCGTACGCTCACTTATCTTCCTCATTAAGCTCACCTAAAGTGGCCGTTCAAATCCTGAAAGATGCGGAAGAAGCACTTTTGGCTGAAGACTTAAATGTTGTAAGAGTCCCGTTCGGATGGTATAAGGCATTTGAAATCTCCTGTAAAGGTCACCCGTTAAGTGAACTTTCAAGAACGATTACTGCGGAAACGGAAGAAGAGAAAATTGAAAGAAAACCTTCAAAATGGCAGATTCTTGAAAACGACAAAATCACTCAGATTGAAGACTTCAAGTTCGACAACAAGGCATTCAAGCAGCTAGTCGATTATGAATTGGGCCAAGGTGCATCCGATGAAGGGGAACCTCCTCACGTAAAGCTGATGCGTGAAAAGGAAATCTGTGACTATGAGCCTGCATCAGACGTTGGAAATCTCCGCTGGTATCCGAAAGGAAAACTTATCCGGGATTTGCTTGACGATTACGTTTATGATCTGGTAGTGGAACGTGGCGCAATGCCTGTTGAAACTCCGATTTTCTATGATTTAGACAATCAGGCAATTTACGAGCACGCATACAAGTTCGGTGAAAGGCAATACAGAACCGATACCAAAAGAAAGCTGATGCTCAGGTTCGCAGCATGTTTCGGCGCATTCAGATTAATGAGCGATTCATTCCTGACCTGGAAAAACCTGCCTGCCAAGATTTTCGAATTGACGCATTACAGTTTCCGTTACGAGAAAAAAGGTGAAGTCGTTGGTCTTAAAAGACTAAGAGCATTTACCATGCCTGATTTCCACTCTTTCTGTGCTGACGTTCCTGCATCACTTGAGGAATTTGCAGCCCAAACCGACATGTGTTTGAGAACCGGAAAAGACTTGAATCTTGACTTTGAAGTCATTTTCAGGGCAACCCAGGATTTCTTCGACGAAAACGAGCAATGGATGTATGAAATCGCATCAAAATTCAACAAGCCTATCCTTTTGGAGATTTTACCTGAAAGGCATCATTACTGGGTCTGCAAAATCGATCTGGCAAACATTGACTACTTAGGCCGTCCAATTGAAAACCCTACTGTTCAGATAGACGTTGAAAGCGGTAAAAGGTTCGACATCGAATATCTGGGCGAAGACGGCAATCAGCACAACCCTACAATCCTTCACTGTTCTCCAACAGGAAGTATCGAAAGGGTATTATGTGCAATGCTTGAAAAGACTGCCATTGAGCTGAACGAAAAGTCTCCAATGCTTCCTGCATGGCTTAGCCCTATTCAGGCCAGAATAATTACCGTTGGAGAAGCTCACGAAGAGTTTGCAAACGAAATCTATGAAAAAATCAACGCTTCCAATATCCGTGTCGATATAGACGACCGTGACGAAAGCGTCGGCAAGAAAATCAGAAGCGCAGCAAAAGAATGGATTCCATACATTTTTGTCATCGGAGACAAGGAAGCAGAATCCGGCAGATTCCAGGTTACCGTTCGTGAAACCGGTGAAAAAGTTGATATGGATGTAGATGAATTAATTGCTGAGATTTCTGCAAAAACTGAAGGCATGCCTTTCAGAAAACTGCCTTTACCAAAAGATATTTCAAAAAGGATTAATTTCCAATAA